From a region of the Vicinamibacteria bacterium genome:
- a CDS encoding sodium:alanine symporter family protein: MDQLTDFVNALSNFIYQPYMIPALLVVAGGYLTVRTGFVQIRHFGTALKMVLAGISKQKSAGIEGTITPFQALSTALASTVGNGNIGGVATAILVGGPGAIFWMWVTAAVGMATKYSEAVLGVHYRVTTATGELASGPMYYISNGLKGKSYARPLAQMFCLFGAATALLGTGNMAQSNTIAQTFMKASEQTFGTTIDAWVPGVLITVACGLVLLGGIQRIALVAERLVPSMIVIYLVMGFAYIFMNLDQIPHVFALIFGNAFTPSAAAGGFIGASVSSAIAAGVSRGVLSNEAGLGSAPIAHGIAKVKHPSEQGVVGVFEVFMDTVIVCSMTAFIILSSGMWQDAAYQNASGDLTAAALNTQIPYASALVALCSFLFGFSTLIGWYYYGEKCFEYLFGAKGIFPYRVIYTILILIGAVVPVPLVWAIGTLLNGFMAFPNLIGLIMLGGVVARLTKDFFSNRVAEA; encoded by the coding sequence ATGGACCAACTCACCGACTTCGTCAACGCTTTGTCGAATTTCATTTATCAGCCCTACATGATCCCCGCCTTGCTGGTCGTCGCCGGAGGTTACCTGACCGTGCGGACAGGATTCGTGCAGATCCGACACTTCGGCACGGCGCTGAAGATGGTGCTCGCTGGGATCTCGAAGCAAAAGTCCGCCGGGATCGAAGGAACGATCACACCGTTTCAGGCCCTCTCGACGGCACTCGCCTCCACGGTGGGGAACGGAAACATCGGCGGGGTGGCAACCGCCATTCTCGTGGGCGGACCGGGCGCGATCTTCTGGATGTGGGTCACCGCCGCCGTGGGCATGGCCACGAAATACTCCGAGGCGGTGCTCGGAGTTCATTACCGAGTCACGACGGCGACCGGCGAGCTGGCGAGCGGCCCCATGTACTACATCTCCAACGGGCTGAAGGGCAAGAGCTATGCGAGACCGCTCGCACAAATGTTCTGTCTCTTCGGGGCCGCCACCGCCCTTCTCGGAACGGGCAACATGGCACAGTCCAATACGATTGCCCAGACTTTCATGAAGGCCTCGGAGCAGACGTTCGGGACGACAATCGATGCCTGGGTTCCCGGTGTTCTCATCACCGTAGCCTGCGGCCTCGTCCTCCTCGGAGGTATCCAGCGCATCGCGTTGGTGGCCGAGAGGCTCGTTCCCTCGATGATCGTGATCTACCTCGTCATGGGATTCGCCTACATCTTCATGAACCTCGATCAGATCCCCCACGTGTTCGCGCTCATCTTCGGGAACGCATTTACTCCGTCGGCGGCGGCGGGAGGCTTCATCGGAGCCAGTGTGAGCTCCGCGATTGCCGCCGGCGTCAGCCGGGGGGTGCTGTCGAACGAAGCCGGGCTCGGGAGCGCACCCATCGCTCACGGCATCGCCAAGGTGAAACACCCATCGGAGCAAGGAGTGGTTGGCGTCTTCGAGGTCTTCATGGACACCGTCATCGTGTGCAGCATGACGGCTTTCATCATTCTCTCGTCGGGCATGTGGCAAGACGCCGCCTATCAGAACGCCAGCGGGGATCTCACCGCCGCCGCGCTGAATACGCAAATCCCCTACGCGAGCGCGCTCGTGGCCCTGTGCTCGTTTCTTTTCGGATTCTCGACTCTGATCGGCTGGTATTACTACGGCGAAAAGTGTTTCGAGTACCTGTTCGGCGCGAAGGGCATCTTCCCCTACCGAGTCATCTACACGATTCTGATCTTGATCGGCGCCGTCGTGCCCGTTCCCCTCGTCTGGGCCATCGGCACTC